Proteins found in one Populus alba chromosome 14, ASM523922v2, whole genome shotgun sequence genomic segment:
- the LOC118041522 gene encoding uncharacterized protein — protein MKTLQSAQEQSTQISQDSQSEQQNNHKTEAPVADSSSISASSNESKKVSRQDIELVQNLIERCLQLYMNRDEVVKTLLTRARIDPGFTTLVWQKLEEENADFFRAYYIRLKLKKQILLFNHLLERQYHLMKYPVPSKVPLAPIQNGIHPMPVNNLPMGYPVLQQPPMPAPGQPHLDSMSCGISSCHVVNGVPAPGNFHPIRMNSGNDMVMGNSAADTAPVVPPSSAISSMSEMPLSPMSVTSNGHFPFTASDMSGMGVDTSALYTSFTSDAASSVGLQLGPDGGAGNSRSLEQIQWTFSLSDLTADLSNLGDLGALGNYPGSPFLPSDSEILLDSPENEDIVEEFFVDSVPGPPYQSDEEKS, from the exons ATGAAGACCTTACAG AGTGCACAAGAACAGTCCACCCAAATTTCACAGGATTCCCAAAGCGAGCAACAGAATAATCACAAAACAGAGGCTCCAGTAGCGGACTCTAGTTCAATATCTGCTTCAAGCAATGAGAGCAAAAAGGTTTCACGCCAAGATATTGAACTT GTCCAAAATTTAATAGAACGCTGCCTACAATTGTATATGAATAGAGACGAGGTTGTTAAAACCCTCTTGACCCGTGCTAGGATAGACCCTGGGTTTACGACACTTG TATGGCAGAAgttggaagaagaaaatgctGATTTCTTTAGGGCCTATTACATTAGGCTGAAATTGAAGAAACAGATTCTCTTGTTTAATCATTTGCTTGAGCGTCAATATCATCTCATGAAGTATCCGGTACCTTCGAAAGTTCCTTTGGCTCCAATACAAAACGGGATTCATCCCATGCCTG TTAACAATTTACCGATGGGATACCCTGTCCTCCAACAACCCCCAATGCCAGCTCCAGGTCAACCTCATCTTGACTCCATGAGCTGTGGAATATCAAGCTGTCATGTTGTTAATGGAGTCCCTGCGCCAGGAAATTTTCATCCCATTCGGATGAATTCTGGAAATGA TATGGTGATGGGAAATAGTGCAGCTGATACAGCTCCTGTAGTGCCACCAAGCAGTGCCATTTCATCCATGTCTGAGATGCCTCTGAGCCCTATGTCAGTGACATCTAATGGTCATTTTCCATTTACTGCATCTGACATGTCAGGAATGGGGGTAGACACCTCAGCACTATATACATCATTTACATCTGATGCGGCAAGCTCTGTAGGATTGCAGCTTGGACCAGATGGTGGGGCTGGAAATTCCAGATCATTGGAACAGATTCAATGGACTTTCAGCCTTTCAGACCTAACAGCAGATCTGTCGAACTTGGGAG ATTTAGGGGCTCTAGGAAACTATCCTGGTTCCCCCTTTCTGCCTTCTGATTCCGAGATCTTGCTTGATTCTCCAGAGAACGAGGACATAG TGGAGGAGTTTTTTGTTGATTCCGTCCCAGGGCCACCATACCAGTCAGATGAAGAGAAGTCCTAG
- the LOC118041521 gene encoding cyclic nucleotide-gated ion channel 1 → MNLNGNKFVRFQDWSSEKSFSSEQQYSNEYGFFARKAKPIFYSVWDNIRRGWEMGSERIRSLKKPLRFYSKGAQPAKEPGTKRKILDPQDPFLQKWNKFFMLVCVLAVAIDPLFFYIPWVNSTEKGKCLDVDHKMADAACILRTLIDILYILRIVFQFRTGFIAPSSRVFGRGELVEDPRAIAQKYVTSYFIIDILAILPLPQVVVLIILPRVDGPVSLAAKNLFEFVIFSQYIPRLIRIYPLYKEINRTSGILTETAWAGAVFNLFLYMLASHIIGAFWYLFSIERQDTCWHEVCKDQAECDTKYQYCGDHRRKNYTFLTESCPFIQPDQVHNPTVFNFGIFIDALDSGVVESTYFPRKFFYCFWWGLRNLSSHGQNLKTSTFIGEILFAIFISIAGLVLFALLIGNMQKYLESTTVRVEEMRVKRRDTDQWMSQRMLPDNLRERIRRYEQYKWQETRGVEERGLIRNLPKDLRRDINRHLCLDLIKKVPIFEKMDEKILDAVCDRLKAALYTKDSYIVREGDPVDEMLFIMRGNLVSVTTNGGRTGFFNAVSLKAGDFCGEGLLTWALDPQSSSNLPISTRTVQALSEVEAFALEADDLKSVASQFRQLHHKDIQHTFRFFSVQWKTWAACFIQAAWRCHCRRKQAKSLRQAEEKLQDALANEASTSPSLGVAIYASQFAANALRSVRQRNGTHATRLPQRLSLLPQKPTEPGFFAQHQK, encoded by the exons ATGAATCTCAATGGAAATAAATTTGTCAG GTTTCAGGACTGGAGCTCGGAGAAATCCTTCAGTTCAGAGCAGCAATACTCCAATGAATATGGATTTTTCGCAAGAAAAGCCAAACCAATTTTCTATTCAGTTTGGGATAATATCCGAAGAGGATGGGAGATGGGTTCAGAGAGGATTAGAAGCCTAAAGAAACCATTGAGATTCTACTCTAAGGGTGCTCAGCCAGCGAAAGAACCAGGAACTAAAAGGAAGATTCTTGATCCGCAAGATCCATTTCTCCAGAAATGGAACAAATTTTTTATGCTTGTTTGCGTGCTTGCAGTGGCTATAGACCCCTTATTCTTTTACATTCCGTGGGTTAACAGCACTGAAAAAGGTAAATGCCTTGATGTGGACCATAAGATGGCAGATGCTGCTTGCATTCTTCGTACACTCATTGATATCTTATACATACTTCGCATAGTCTTCCAATTCCGCACTGGGTTTATAGCCCCTTCTTCTCGCGTATTCGGAAGGGGTGAGTTGGTTGAGGATCCTAGAGCTATAGCCCAAAAATACGTGACCTCCTACTTTATCATTGATATTCTTGCAATTCTTCCGCTTCCTCAG GTAGTAGTTTTAATCATCCTTCCACGAGTGGATGGCCCGGTTTCACTGGCTGCAAAGAACTTATTTGAGTTTGTAATTTTCTCCCAATACATACCAAGGCTTATTCGAATCTATCCACTCtacaaagaaataaatagaactTCTGGCATACTTACTGAAACAGCATGGGCGGGAGCTGTTTTCAACCTCTTTCTCTACATGCTGGCCAGTCAT ATAATTGGAGCCTTTTGGTACTTGTTCTCAATCGAACGACAAGATACTTGCTGGCATGAGGTGTGTAAGGACCAAGCAGAGTGTGATACTAAGTATCAGTACTGTGGAGATCATCGTAGAAAAAACTACACATTCCTGACTGAATCATGCCCTTTTATCCAACCTGATCAAGTTCATAACCCAACGGTCTTCAATTTTGGTATATTTATTGATGCTCTAGATTCTGGAGTGGTGGAATCTACTTATTTTCCACGGAAATTCTTCTACTGCTTTTGGTGGGGTTTGCGTAATCTCAG cTCTCATGGCCAAAACCTTAAAACAAGCACTTTCATTGGGGAGATTCTCTTTGCCATCTTCATATCCATCGCTGGATTGGTTTTGTTTGCACTGCTTATTGGAAATATGCAG AAATATCTTGAATCCACAACTGTTAGAGTAGAGGAAATGCGGGTGAAGAGGAGAGACACAGATCAGTGGATGTCTCAACGAATGCTCCCTGATAACCTGAGGGAACGAATTAGGCGGTATGAACAGTACAAATGGCAAGAAACTAGAGGTGTGGAAGAGCGGGGTCTAATTCGTAATCTTCCTAAAGATCTCAGGAGGGACATAAACCGCCATCTTTGCTTGGACCTGATCAAGAAA GTGCCGATATTTGAAAAAATGGATGAGAAAATATTAGATGCGGTATGTGACCGTCTCAAGGCAGCTCTTTACACCAAGGATAGCTACATTGTTCGAGAAGGGGACCCAGTCGATGAGATGCTATTTATCATGCGAGGTAATCTAGTAAGTGTGACCACCAATGGTGGAAGAACTGGTTTTTTCAATGCTGTCTCTCTCAAGGCCGGTGACTTCTGTGGAGAAGGGTTACTTACATGGGCCCTGGATCCCCAATCCTCCTCCAACCTCCCTATCTCAACTAGAACGGTACAAGCTCTATCAGAGGTTGAGGCCTTTGCTCTAGAAGCTGATGACTTGAAGTCTGTAGCTTCCCAGTTTCGCCAATTACATCACAAGGATATCCAGCACACATTCAG GTTCTTCTCAGTGCAGTGGAAGACATGGGCAGCGTGCTTCATACAGGCAGCATGGCGCTGTCACTGTAGGAGGAAGCAGGCTAAAAGCTTACGTCAAGCAGAAGAAAAACTGCAAGATGCTTTGGCAAACGAGGCCAGTACATCGCCAAGCCTAGGTGTTGCCATTTATGCATCACAGTTTGCTGCCAACGCATTAAGAAGTGTGCGGCAGCGGAATGGCACACATGCCACTAGATTGCCACAGAGACTGTCATTGCTGCCTCAGAAGCCAACGGAGCCTGGTTTTTTTGCTCAACATCAAAAGTAA
- the LOC118041519 gene encoding uncharacterized protein has product MSIRYHPSPKPAAMEDHSDPMPFQIFAKLLDGKTTILNFKTPDSCTTQSIKRKIFEITKIPIHYQRLICRGVQLNDDAIVTIPESTVYLLLRLLGGKGGFGSLLRGAATKAGQKKTNNFDACRDMSGRRLRHVNAEKKLEEWKAEEEDRRLEKMAEEFIKKKAKKGKKGAGDGEAEKYVARYREESAKCAAVVEEAMKEVFGNGKGNGFRKRKGKGVAEGMEAKKLKIWTGKRKLGESEGMDEDSSDDDSDEENEKSVVLNNGNHSDSSNKAEGSQDSVTGNQNGECSGGASCASGSEEEKEVSAEQSLISNHCGEIALKKEDEVVEAQILEETVVKTEEVFVTEALEAEKLENVGPNSQCPNASDSGKGGIIESRPVIAEPNGFSKSKPVSNEIVNVGNGDLEKPLNFDEFNSASELEILGMERLKTELQVRGLKCGGTLQERAARLFLLKSTPLEKLPKKLLAKK; this is encoded by the exons ATGTCCATCAGGTATCACCCTTCTCCAAAACCAGCAGCCATGGAAGATCACAGCGATCCTATGCCCTTCCAGATCTTCGCGAAGCTTCTAGACGGAAAAACAACAATCCTAAATTTCAAAACCCCAGACTCATGTACAACCCAATCAATCAAGCGAAAAATCTTCGAAATCACTAAAATCCCTATTCATTATCAACGCTTGATATGCAGAGGAGTCCAATTAAACGACGACGCTATCGTCACAATCCCCGAATCCACGGTCTATCTCCTCCTCCGTCTCCTCGGTGGAAAAGGCGGGTTCGGGTCTCTCCTTCGCGGGGCCGCCACAAAAGCTGGTCAAAAGAAGACGAATAATTTCGACGCGTGTCGGGATATGAGTGGAAGGAGACTGAGGCACGTGAATGCGGAGAAGAAGTTGGAGGAATGGAAAGCGGAGGAAGAGGATAGGAGGTTGGAGAAGATGGCGGAGGAGTTTATTAAGAAGAAGgcgaagaaagggaaaaaagggGCTGGAGATGGTGAGGCGGAGAAGTACGTGGCTAGGTATAGAGAGGAGTCGGCGAAATGTGCTGCAGTAGTTGAGGAGGCTATGAAAGAGGTGTTTGGGAATGGGAAGGGGAATGGGTTTAGGAAGAGGAAGGGGAAGGGAGTTGCGGAAGGTATGGAAGCCAAGAAATTAAAGATTTG gACGGGGAAGAGAAAACTGGGTGAAAGTGAAGGAATGGATGAAGATAGTAGTGATGATGACAGTGACGAGGAAAATGAGAAATCTGTTGTTTTAAACAACGGGAATCATTCAGATTCAAGTAACAAAGCCGAGGGGAGTCAAGATTCGGTTACTGGAAATCAAAATGGTGAATGTTCTGGTGGTGCTTCTTGTGCCAGTGGCtctgaagaagaaaaggaggttTCTGCAGAACAAAGCTTGATATCTAATCACTGTGGAGAAATTGCTCTGAAGAAAGAGGATGAAGTGGTTGAAGCACAGATTCTTGAGGAAACAGTAGTGAAGACTGAAGAGGTTTTTGTAACCGAAGCACTTGAGGCTGAAAAGCTGGAGAATGTTGGGCCTAATTCTCAATGTCCAAATGCTTCAGATTCTGGAAAGGGGGGAATTATTGAAAGTAGACCAGTTATTGCTGAACCCAATGGTTTCTCTAAATCAAAACCTGTGTCTAATGAGATAGTTAATGTAGGCAATGGTGATTTGGAGAAGCCACTAAATTTTGATGAATTCAATTCAGCATCAGAGTTGGAG ATACTTGGCATGGAAAGGTTGAAGACTGAACTGCAGGTCCGTGGGCTTAAATGTGGGGGTACATTACAAGAGCGTGCTGCAAGGCTTTTTCTCTTGAAATCTACTCCATTGGAGAAGCTTCCCAAAAAACTACTTGCTAAGAAATGA
- the LOC118041892 gene encoding putative RING-H2 finger protein ATL21A — protein MGILEVLFLINLLRFMNAAADCSISACSIDDVPVRFPFRLEGNQPRNCGYPGFDLSCNNPRTTVLKLPHSGDFLVRDIDYCTQQIQLYDSDNCLPKRLLQLNLSGSPFAAVSHQNYTFLSCPTQRVMSRFPIIDCLSNSTISVLATSSTNLVKALSSSCHVISTLLIPVSWPAQYNEGFSSELSEDLLLTWFSPDCHQCETQGGTCGFHGNASQEIICSYNSYRGKSSSSRQVGILFLSIGIPVLVCASGMAMSAYLMMWHPRRNAVYNTQRNTATATVSPQPTILVMGLEESTIESFDKLVLGESKRLPGPNGSTCAICLSEYNSKETLRMIPECNHCFHADCVDEWLRMNGTCPVCRKSPSPAHVTSSNISH, from the exons ATGGGCATCTTAGAAGTTCTCTTTCTGATCAACCTCCTTCGTTTTATGAATGCAGCCGCAGATTGCTCGATCTCCGCGTGCAGCATCGACGACGTCCCCGTTAGATTCCCTTTCCGACTAGAAGGCAATCAACCCCGAAACTGTGGGTACCCTGGTTTCGATCTTAGTTGCAATAATCCGAGGACGACAGTTCTAAAACTTCCTCATTCTGGGGACTTTCTCGTGCGTGACATCGATTATTGCACTCAACAGATACAGCTCTACGACTCGGATAATTGCCTTCCTAAACGCCTTCTACAGCTCAATCTCTCAGGTTCTCCTTTCGCTGCTGTTTCTCATCAAAACTACACCTTTCTAAGCTGTCCAACTCAGCGAGTGATGTCTCGCTTCCCTATCATCGATTGCCTTAGCAACTCAACAATTTCAGTTTTAGCTACCTCTTCCACCAACCTTGTGAAAGCACTGTCCTCATCATGTCATGTTATCAGCACATTGCTAATTCCAGTTTCATGGCCAGCTCAATACAATGAAGGGTTCTCATCTGAGCTCAGCGAGGATCTTCTATTAACTTGGTTTTCCCCTGATTGTCACCAATGTGAAACACAAGGCGGCACGTGTGGTTTCCATGGAAATGCTAGTCAAGAAATTATTTGCTCTTACAATTCTTATAGAG GCAAGTCTTCCAGTAGTCGCCAAGTTGGGATCCTTTTCCTGTCGATTGGAATACCAGTTCTTGTATGTGCAAGTGGGATGGCTATGTCTGCATACCTTATGATGTGGCATCCTCGACGGAATGCGGTATATAACACGCAGAGGAACACCGCAACAGCAACAGTGTCACCGCAGCCTACCATCCTGGTGATGGGTCTTGAGGAGTCCACCATTGAATCATTTGACAAGCTGGTCCTCGGGGAAAGTAAGCGGCTGCCTGGTCCCAATGGTAGCACCTGTGCTATATGCTTATCGGAATATAACAGCAAAGAAACACTGAGAATGATACCAGAATGCAACCACTGCTTCCATGCAGACTGCGTTGATGAATGGCTACGGATGAACGGTACCTGTCCAGTTTGCCGGAAATCACCATCCCCTGCTCATGTTACATCATCAAACATTTCACATTAA
- the LOC118041891 gene encoding probable F-box protein At3g61730 isoform X1, producing the protein MEEESSPRNIEKMKMRKRLRRESTICSCKSPLPQNQNSRCSFSWYEVDLWTEVAKFLDGKSLVKLAATCRWFHSVIMHDSVWKFACLRDLQVPAPCQVAFKWIKLYGSLADGSHSYKFRDNEKHIDWMRIGAFFFDSQVALLSERLSLPLKIINKDNVEKALESSGACVLSNIKKGIWIADLQLVRCPVCELDTCEGTMQTLEVRNMELFLCDGFQNASWDYELIGSYKIDKSVDAASGGIFDLKHIKDRAMAGVFNLKSWAGKPSDMQPKAMITFHSVAIRTNLQENQGLLTKYYAMRAGPEGEVVSIRISQQLA; encoded by the exons ATGGAAGAAGAGAGTTCACCGAGAAATattgagaaaatgaaaatgagaaaGCGATTGAGAAGAGAATCTACGATTTGCAGTTGCAAATCTCCTCTTCCACAAAACCAAAACTCTCGTTGCTCTTTCAGTtg GTATGAAGTGGATCTATGGACAGAGGTAGCTAAGTTTTTGGACGGGAAGTCTCTGGTGAAGCTGGCTGCGACTTGCCGATGGTTCCACAGCGTCATCATGCATGACAGCGTATGGAAGTTTGCTTGTTTGCGTGATCTTCAAGTCCCAGCCCCATGCCAAGTGGCATTCAAGTGGATCAAGCTCTATGGTTCACTAGCTG ATGGGAGTCACTCGTACAAGTTCCGTGACAATGAGAAGCACAttg ATTGGATGAGGATTGGCGCATTTTTCTTTGACTCCCAAGTAGCACTCTTGTCCGAGAGGCTCAGCTTgccattgaaaataattaacaaagacAACGTGGAGAAGGCTCTGGAATCCAGTGGAGCTTGTGTGCTaagtaacataaaaaaagggATCTGGATAGCAG ATCTCCAGCTTGTTCGATGCCCTGTTTGTGAACTCGATACATGTGAGG GAACAATGCAGACACTAGAAGTAAGGAATATGGAGCTGTTTCTGTGTGACGGATTCCAGAATGCGAGCTGGGACTATGAGCTGATTGGATCCTATAAAATCGACAAGTCTGTAGATGCAGCTTCTGGTGGCATTTTTGATCTCAAACACATAAAGGACCGCGCAATGGCTG GTGTGTTTAATCTCAAGTCATGGGCAGGAAAACCCAGTGATATGCAGCCAAAGGCCATGATCACTTTCCATTCAGTTGCAATCCGCACCaatttacaagaaaatcaag GGCTTCTTACAAAGTACTACGCGATGAGAGCTGGACCTGAAGGAGAAGTAGTTTCAATTAGAATCTCTCAGCAGCTTGCTTAG
- the LOC118041891 gene encoding probable F-box protein At3g61730 isoform X2, translated as MHDSVWKFACLRDLQVPAPCQVAFKWIKLYGSLADGSHSYKFRDNEKHIDWMRIGAFFFDSQVALLSERLSLPLKIINKDNVEKALESSGACVLSNIKKGIWIADLQLVRCPVCELDTCEGTMQTLEVRNMELFLCDGFQNASWDYELIGSYKIDKSVDAASGGIFDLKHIKDRAMAGVFNLKSWAGKPSDMQPKAMITFHSVAIRTNLQENQGLLTKYYAMRAGPEGEVVSIRISQQLA; from the exons ATGCATGACAGCGTATGGAAGTTTGCTTGTTTGCGTGATCTTCAAGTCCCAGCCCCATGCCAAGTGGCATTCAAGTGGATCAAGCTCTATGGTTCACTAGCTG ATGGGAGTCACTCGTACAAGTTCCGTGACAATGAGAAGCACAttg ATTGGATGAGGATTGGCGCATTTTTCTTTGACTCCCAAGTAGCACTCTTGTCCGAGAGGCTCAGCTTgccattgaaaataattaacaaagacAACGTGGAGAAGGCTCTGGAATCCAGTGGAGCTTGTGTGCTaagtaacataaaaaaagggATCTGGATAGCAG ATCTCCAGCTTGTTCGATGCCCTGTTTGTGAACTCGATACATGTGAGG GAACAATGCAGACACTAGAAGTAAGGAATATGGAGCTGTTTCTGTGTGACGGATTCCAGAATGCGAGCTGGGACTATGAGCTGATTGGATCCTATAAAATCGACAAGTCTGTAGATGCAGCTTCTGGTGGCATTTTTGATCTCAAACACATAAAGGACCGCGCAATGGCTG GTGTGTTTAATCTCAAGTCATGGGCAGGAAAACCCAGTGATATGCAGCCAAAGGCCATGATCACTTTCCATTCAGTTGCAATCCGCACCaatttacaagaaaatcaag GGCTTCTTACAAAGTACTACGCGATGAGAGCTGGACCTGAAGGAGAAGTAGTTTCAATTAGAATCTCTCAGCAGCTTGCTTAG